A genomic region of Metopolophium dirhodum isolate CAU chromosome 1, ASM1992520v1, whole genome shotgun sequence contains the following coding sequences:
- the LOC132935677 gene encoding zinc finger protein 271-like — protein sequence MSNLNSGRKSDVDEAELYPCDVCNEPLDSEGHTKVHRRIHIAEQPYQYDVCIKSSSNSIALTVQQRTHSEEKSYQCDLCMKTFSDSSALTVHQRTHPAEKSYQCDLCMKSFSKISALTVHHRTHTGEKPYQCDVCVKSFTKNSDLERHRRTHTGEKPYPCDVCDRSFSVRGSLITHRRTHTGERPYPCDVCDKSFNQCGQLTVHKRTHTGEKPFPCDICDKSFSVKDHLTSHQRSHTGEKPYPCDVCDKSFNVSYTLTKHRRTHTGEKPFPCDICDKWFSVIDCLTKHRRTHTGEKPYPCDICDKTFNNNYQLTVHRRMHTGEKPYRCYFCNKSFSIKSSLTKHRRTHTGEKPYKCEFCDMSFAQSGNLTAHRLRH from the coding sequence atgagtAACCTTAACAGTGGCCGGAAGTCGGACGTGGACGAGGCAGAGTTGTACCCATGTGACGTTTGTAACGAGCCATTGGACAGCGAAGGCCACACGAAGGTACACCGAAGGATACACATCGCAGAGCAGCCGTACCAGTATGATGTGTGCATTAAATCGTCCTCCAATAGCATCGCCTTGACGGTACAGCAACGGACGCACTCAGAAGAGAAGTCGTACCAGTGTGATCTGTGCATGAAAACGTTCTCCGACAGCAGCGCCTTGACGGTACACCAACGGACGCACCCGGCAGAGAAGTCGTACCAGTGTGATTTGTGTATGAAATCGTTCTCCAAAATCAGCGCCTTGACGGTACACCATCGGACGCACACCGGAGAGAAGCCGTACCAGTGTGACGTGTGCGTTAAATCGTTCACTAAAAATAGTGATTTGGAGAGGCACCGGAGGACGCACACGGGAGAGAAGCCGTACCCGTGTGACGTGTGTGACAGATCTTTCAGTGTAAGAGGCAGTTTGATTACACACCGGCGGACGCACACCGGAGAGAGACCTTACCCGTGCGATGTTTGCGACAAGTCTTTCAATCAATGTGGCCAACTGACGGTACACAAGCGGACGCATACTGGAGAGAAACCTTTCCCGTGCGATATATGCGACAAGTCGTTCAGCGTAAAGGACCACCTAACGTCACACCAGCGATCGCACACCGGAGAGAAACCTTACCCGTGCGATGTGTGCGACAAGTCGTTCAACGTGAGTTATACTTTGACGAAGCACCGGCGGACGCACACGGGAGAGAAACCATTCCCGTGCGACATTTGCGACAAGTGGTTCAGCGTAATTGACTGTTTGACGAAGCATCGGCGGACTCACACAGGAGAGAAACCATACCCGTGCGATATTTGTGACAAGACCTTTAACAATAACTATCAATTGACGGTACACCGACGGATGCACACGGGAGAGAAACCGTACAGGTGTTACTTTTGCAACAAGTCGTTCAGTATAAAAAGCAGTTTGACGAAGCACCGACGTACGCACACTGGAGAGAAACCGTACAAGTGTGAGTTTTGCGACATGTCGTTCGCTCAAAGCGGCAACCTAACGGCACACCGGCTGAGACATTAG